A genomic segment from Phytoactinopolyspora mesophila encodes:
- a CDS encoding ribonucleoside-diphosphate reductase subunit alpha, with amino-acid sequence MNITVVKRDGSVEPYDGYKIARAIEAASTGLDDRVVRVTQLQSELEITLFDGVTSEQLDEAVIQVALQNVKDDPAFDTVASRLLLKTVYKRVLGDYESGDELVALHRRHFAGYVQSGVAAGMLDARLASRFEMSRLASALDPGRDDLLRYIGAVTICNRYLVRGPAGELLEVPQFFWMRVAMGLALNEPDPTTSALEFYDKMSRLEYLAAGSTLVNAGTSYAQLSNCFVMEMHDDIDHIAKSVRDVMWLTKGTGGIGLSVTKLRAEGSPIRSNNTTSTGPIPFMHTIDSTLRAVSRGGKKFGALCFYMENWHLDFPQFLDLRQNAGDPYRRTRTANTAVWISDEFMKRVADDDDWYLFDPLEVPDLTELYGADFSRRYAQYVAAAEDGELRTYQKIKAREQFKAILISLQTTSHPWLTWKDTINNRALNNNTGTIHLSNLCTEICLPQDRDNVAVCNLASINLARHVRPDPGGSIDDAIEWDRLRQSVRLAVRQLDNLIDITISSVPEAERSNELNRAVGLGVMGFTDVVERLGWSYESEPAYELIDRLMEFVSWHAIDASADLARERGAYANFQGSRWSQGMVPFDTVGITEKRRGRPLTVDRTARLDWDSLRTKVRGGMRNATLLAIAPTASIGLVAGTTPGLDPQFSQIFSRATSSGKFLEVNRNLVSDLKARGLWESVREDLLRAQGDVSALKDVTDDLKAVYKTSFQLSPYAFIEVAARAQKWIDQAISRNMYLETRDLGDMVDIYSEAWAKGLKTTYYLHMKPRHSAELSTVRVNKAETSPGAGGHGPRPAVATATGHGPVAGSGRPSAVASGAHAGPGSSRRRGFGFASAVSRPAEDASSGAEAPAHERQEVVEQEVADVVGDVACPVDPQERVECDSCQ; translated from the coding sequence ATGAACATCACCGTCGTCAAGCGGGACGGATCGGTGGAGCCGTACGACGGCTACAAGATCGCCCGGGCCATTGAAGCGGCCAGCACGGGTCTGGACGACCGAGTAGTTCGAGTCACCCAGCTTCAGTCGGAGCTGGAGATCACCCTCTTCGACGGCGTGACCAGCGAACAGCTGGACGAGGCGGTCATTCAGGTAGCTCTGCAGAACGTCAAGGATGACCCGGCCTTCGACACGGTGGCCAGCCGGTTGCTGCTCAAGACCGTGTACAAGCGCGTTCTGGGCGACTACGAGAGTGGTGATGAGCTGGTTGCTCTGCACCGCCGGCATTTCGCCGGTTACGTCCAGAGCGGGGTGGCCGCCGGGATGCTCGACGCCCGTCTGGCCAGCCGATTCGAGATGTCGCGGCTCGCGAGTGCGCTGGATCCTGGCCGCGACGACCTCCTCCGCTATATCGGTGCCGTGACCATATGTAACAGGTACCTGGTACGTGGACCGGCCGGCGAACTGCTCGAGGTGCCGCAGTTCTTCTGGATGCGGGTGGCCATGGGCTTGGCACTCAACGAGCCCGACCCGACGACGTCGGCTCTGGAGTTCTACGACAAGATGTCCCGCCTGGAGTATCTCGCTGCCGGATCGACTCTGGTCAACGCCGGCACGTCCTACGCGCAGCTGTCGAACTGCTTCGTCATGGAGATGCACGACGACATCGATCACATCGCGAAGAGCGTTCGTGACGTGATGTGGCTGACGAAAGGCACCGGCGGTATCGGGCTCTCGGTCACCAAACTTCGAGCTGAAGGGTCGCCGATCCGCAGCAACAACACCACGTCGACGGGACCGATCCCGTTCATGCACACGATCGACTCCACCTTGCGGGCGGTGTCTCGCGGCGGCAAGAAGTTCGGTGCGCTGTGTTTCTACATGGAGAACTGGCACCTGGACTTTCCACAATTCCTCGACCTCCGGCAGAACGCCGGAGATCCGTATCGGCGCACCCGTACGGCGAACACCGCGGTGTGGATCTCCGACGAGTTCATGAAGCGAGTCGCCGACGACGATGACTGGTATCTGTTCGATCCGCTCGAGGTCCCCGATCTGACCGAGCTTTACGGAGCGGACTTCTCCCGGCGTTATGCGCAGTACGTTGCCGCTGCTGAGGACGGTGAGCTCCGCACGTATCAGAAGATCAAGGCACGGGAGCAGTTCAAGGCGATCCTGATCAGCTTGCAGACGACGTCGCATCCGTGGCTGACCTGGAAAGACACGATCAATAACCGGGCTCTGAACAACAACACCGGGACCATTCATCTCTCGAACCTCTGCACCGAGATCTGCTTGCCGCAGGATCGGGACAACGTCGCGGTGTGCAACCTGGCATCGATCAACCTGGCCCGGCACGTCCGGCCCGACCCAGGCGGTTCGATCGACGACGCCATCGAATGGGACCGGCTGCGGCAGAGCGTCCGGCTCGCGGTCCGGCAGCTGGACAACCTGATCGACATCACGATCTCGTCGGTGCCGGAGGCTGAACGGTCGAACGAACTCAACCGGGCTGTCGGGCTGGGAGTCATGGGGTTCACCGATGTGGTCGAGCGGCTGGGATGGTCGTATGAGAGCGAACCGGCCTATGAGCTGATCGACCGGTTGATGGAGTTCGTGAGCTGGCACGCCATCGATGCGAGTGCCGACCTGGCTCGTGAACGCGGCGCCTATGCGAACTTCCAGGGCTCTCGCTGGAGCCAGGGCATGGTGCCGTTCGACACAGTGGGGATCACCGAGAAGCGACGTGGCCGGCCGCTGACGGTGGACCGCACGGCGCGGCTGGACTGGGACTCGTTGCGGACGAAGGTGCGTGGCGGCATGCGTAATGCGACCCTGCTGGCAATCGCGCCGACCGCATCCATCGGATTGGTCGCGGGCACGACCCCCGGCCTCGACCCGCAGTTTTCGCAGATCTTCAGCCGGGCGACGAGTTCCGGCAAGTTCCTCGAGGTGAACCGTAACTTGGTGAGCGACCTCAAAGCGCGTGGCCTCTGGGAATCGGTTCGGGAAGATCTGCTGCGCGCGCAGGGTGACGTGTCCGCCTTGAAAGACGTCACCGACGATCTCAAGGCTGTGTACAAGACCTCGTTCCAGCTGTCGCCGTACGCATTTATCGAAGTGGCGGCTCGGGCTCAGAAGTGGATCGACCAAGCGATCAGCCGGAATATGTACCTGGAGACCCGTGACCTCGGCGACATGGTGGACATCTACTCCGAGGCGTGGGCCAAGGGCCTGAAAACCACGTATTACCTGCACATGAAGCCACGGCATTCGGCCGAACTCAGCACGGTGCGAGTCAACAAAGCAGAGACCTCGCCGGGTGCGGGTGGTCATGGTCCGCGGCCCGCGGTGGCGACGGCCACCGGACACGGGCCGGTAGCCGGATCGGGGCGGCCGTCAGCCGTGGCTTCCGGTGCACATGCCGGTCCGGGCTCGAGCCGACGTCGCGGGTTCGGCTTCGCCTCCGCGGTGAGCCGACCCGCCGAGGACGCCAGTTCCGGCGCGGAGGCGCCTGCGCACGAAAGACAGGAAGTCGTCGAACAAGAGGTAGCGGATGTGGTCGGTGACGTCGCATGCCCGGTCGATCCCCAGGAACGTGTCGAATGCGACTCCTGCCAGTAG
- a CDS encoding EamA family transporter has protein sequence MTRTAPRSAMIWAALGTVYIVWGSTYLAIRVVVDSGIPPFLGMGIRFLIAGLLLLGILLLFSRRPRVEGSRPIWRISAREFRATAVMGVLLLVLGNGVVAIAEQTVPSGLTALIIGAIPLWFVLLRVLAGERPGSLTWLGVLVGLGGLTVISLSRGGIDGVETWGVLLLFCATVSWAFGSFISPRLGLPRNGFAAATYEMLAAGVILVTISVITGEASGLDVGAVPARGWIALAYLVVLGSLLGFTAYVYALAHAPLSLVGTYAYVNPVVAVLLGWAILAEPVTSIVVVGGAFLVGGVALVMTSERTARPTPEDDEEPPPGQADLASERTG, from the coding sequence ATGACGCGTACGGCGCCGAGATCGGCCATGATCTGGGCCGCCCTGGGCACGGTCTACATCGTGTGGGGCTCCACCTATCTCGCGATCCGAGTCGTCGTGGATTCCGGCATCCCGCCGTTCCTAGGCATGGGTATCAGATTTCTCATCGCCGGACTGCTACTCCTCGGAATCCTGCTCCTCTTCAGCCGCCGTCCGCGGGTCGAGGGCTCCCGCCCTATCTGGCGCATCTCGGCGCGGGAGTTTCGCGCCACGGCCGTGATGGGTGTACTGCTGCTCGTCCTCGGCAACGGTGTGGTCGCGATCGCCGAGCAGACCGTCCCCAGCGGACTCACCGCGTTGATCATCGGCGCGATCCCCCTGTGGTTCGTACTCCTCAGAGTCCTGGCAGGCGAGCGCCCCGGTTCTCTGACCTGGCTGGGAGTGTTGGTCGGGCTCGGTGGGCTGACCGTCATCAGCCTGTCTCGTGGTGGCATCGACGGCGTCGAGACCTGGGGTGTGCTGCTTCTGTTCTGCGCGACCGTGTCGTGGGCGTTCGGCTCGTTCATCTCGCCACGTCTGGGCCTGCCCCGCAACGGATTCGCCGCCGCCACCTACGAGATGCTCGCGGCGGGCGTCATCTTGGTCACCATCTCGGTTATCACCGGTGAGGCGAGCGGCCTCGACGTCGGCGCTGTACCCGCACGGGGCTGGATCGCCCTGGCATACCTGGTGGTTCTCGGATCGCTGCTCGGGTTCACCGCGTACGTATACGCACTGGCACACGCCCCGTTGTCTCTCGTGGGCACCTACGCGTACGTCAATCCGGTTGTGGCCGTACTACTCGGCTGGGCGATCCTCGCCGAGCCGGTCACCAGCATCGTCGTCGTCGGCGGCGCGTTTCTCGTGGGCGGCGTCGCACTGGTCATGACGTCCGAGAGGACGGCCCGGCCGACACCTGAGGACGACGAGGAGCCCCCGCCGGGACAGGCCGACCTGGCCAGCGAACGCACCGGCTGA
- a CDS encoding ribonucleotide-diphosphate reductase subunit beta — MTQTILGTGIQEGLLLKPVAYPWAYELYNQAVANTWFPHEVQLGEDLADFKKMSDEERHALTFLMSYFNPNELLVNKALAFGVYPYINAAEAHLYLAKQMWEEANHVMAFEYVLETFPIDRQQAYEAHVNVASMAAKEEFEVRYIRRMTEQQLDITTTEGKRDFVRNLVAYNIVLEGIWFYSGFMVALSFRQRNLLRNFASLVDWIVRDESLHLKFGINLILTVLDENPDLQTADFAAEIKQMIIDGVAMEERYNRDLLPRGILGMNAEYINQYVKYLADRRLEELGFEPHYRVANPAKWMAAANDTLQLVNFFESINTSYEVDARAH, encoded by the coding sequence ATGACGCAGACGATTCTCGGTACCGGTATTCAGGAAGGGCTGCTGCTCAAACCGGTCGCCTACCCGTGGGCATATGAGCTGTACAACCAGGCCGTGGCCAACACGTGGTTTCCCCACGAGGTGCAGCTCGGCGAAGACTTGGCGGACTTCAAGAAGATGTCCGACGAGGAACGTCATGCCCTGACCTTCCTGATGAGCTACTTCAATCCCAACGAGCTCCTGGTCAACAAGGCCCTCGCCTTCGGCGTCTATCCGTACATCAACGCGGCTGAAGCGCATCTCTACCTGGCCAAGCAGATGTGGGAAGAGGCCAATCACGTCATGGCCTTCGAGTACGTGCTCGAGACCTTCCCGATCGATCGCCAGCAAGCGTACGAGGCACACGTGAACGTCGCCTCGATGGCGGCAAAGGAAGAGTTCGAGGTCCGGTACATCCGCCGGATGACCGAGCAGCAACTGGACATCACCACGACCGAGGGCAAGCGTGACTTCGTCCGCAACCTGGTCGCTTACAACATCGTGCTGGAAGGCATCTGGTTCTACAGCGGCTTCATGGTCGCGCTGAGTTTCCGGCAACGCAACCTCTTGCGCAACTTCGCCTCGCTGGTCGACTGGATCGTCCGGGACGAGAGCCTGCACCTGAAGTTCGGGATCAACCTCATCTTGACCGTTCTCGATGAGAACCCCGACCTGCAGACGGCGGACTTCGCCGCCGAGATCAAGCAGATGATCATCGACGGGGTCGCGATGGAAGAACGGTACAACCGTGACCTGCTGCCACGCGGCATACTCGGCATGAACGCGGAATACATCAACCAGTATGTGAAGTACCTCGCGGATCGCCGTCTGGAGGAGCTGGGCTTCGAGCCTCACTACAGGGTCGCCAACCCGGCGAAATGGATGGCGGCGGCGAATGACACCCTGCAGCTGGTCAATTTCTTCGAGTCGATCAACACCAGCTACGAGGTCGACGCGCGGGCACACTGA
- a CDS encoding metal ABC transporter ATP-binding protein, with protein MGSPVEIEDVTVRYGRVLALEQASLVVGPGRICGLIGMNGSGKSTLFKVIMGLVRPESGSVRLFGADPSRSRQVGQIAYVPQSENVDWSFPLRVRDVVLMGRYGRMTMLRRAGREDRSAVDDALEQVELTSLAGRQIGELSGGQRKRVFVARAIAQDARLLLLDEPFSGVDQQSEATISSLLRHRAQNGSAVLIATHDLQALPELADEAALLYRRVLMHDTPDEVLRPENLARAFAAGADRVGGGRGP; from the coding sequence ATGGGATCGCCGGTTGAGATCGAGGACGTCACGGTCCGTTACGGGCGCGTGCTGGCCTTGGAACAGGCGTCGCTGGTGGTGGGGCCGGGGCGGATTTGCGGGTTGATCGGGATGAACGGATCCGGCAAGTCGACGCTATTCAAGGTGATCATGGGCTTGGTGCGGCCGGAATCGGGCAGCGTCCGCCTCTTCGGTGCCGACCCGTCGAGGAGCCGGCAAGTGGGCCAGATCGCCTACGTCCCACAGTCGGAGAACGTCGACTGGAGCTTTCCGCTGCGGGTTCGCGACGTGGTCCTGATGGGCCGGTATGGCCGCATGACTATGCTCCGGCGGGCCGGCCGGGAGGACCGTTCAGCCGTCGACGACGCCCTGGAACAGGTCGAGCTAACCAGCCTCGCGGGCCGGCAGATCGGCGAGCTGTCGGGCGGGCAGCGCAAGCGCGTGTTCGTAGCACGGGCCATCGCTCAGGACGCGCGGTTGCTCCTGCTCGACGAGCCGTTCTCAGGAGTAGATCAACAGTCGGAAGCGACGATCTCCAGTCTGCTGCGCCACCGCGCGCAGAATGGCAGCGCGGTGCTGATCGCCACCCATGATCTGCAAGCCCTGCCTGAACTCGCGGACGAAGCGGCGCTGCTCTACCGGCGAGTGTTGATGCACGACACGCCAGACGAGGTGTTGCGCCCGGAGAACCTGGCCCGGGCCTTCGCTGCCGGCGCTGACCGGGTTGGTGGGGGCCGGGGACCGTGA
- a CDS encoding metal ABC transporter substrate-binding protein: MSVLAVSGLVLAGCGGGAAASGDDDGRPTVMTTFTVLADITRNVGGDAVVVESITKPGAEIHGYEPTPGDIRRVSDADLILENGLGLELWFDDFMARVDAPRVVVSEGVEVMAIQSGNYAGDANPHAWMSPLETIVYVENIAEALSELDPDNAELFDANATAYAEELRDAHDELVAAVAGLPEHQRALVTCEGAFSYLARDAGLAEAYLWPVNSDADPTPRHLADTIDLVRDNEIPAVFCESTISDDLAEQVARQSGAQYGGVLYVDSLSEPDGPVPTYLDLIRHDIDTIIAGLTDEAGQGR, translated from the coding sequence GTGAGCGTACTCGCGGTCTCAGGTCTGGTCCTTGCGGGATGTGGGGGCGGAGCGGCCGCGAGCGGTGACGACGACGGCCGGCCCACGGTCATGACGACGTTCACCGTGCTGGCCGACATCACGCGCAACGTCGGCGGTGACGCCGTCGTCGTCGAATCGATCACCAAACCAGGTGCGGAGATTCACGGCTACGAACCCACTCCGGGCGACATCCGCCGAGTCTCCGACGCGGACCTGATCCTCGAGAATGGCCTAGGCCTCGAGTTGTGGTTCGACGACTTCATGGCCAGGGTCGACGCGCCACGCGTCGTCGTCAGCGAGGGCGTCGAGGTGATGGCCATCCAGTCCGGGAACTATGCCGGGGACGCGAACCCGCACGCCTGGATGTCGCCACTCGAGACGATCGTCTACGTGGAGAACATCGCCGAGGCGCTGAGCGAACTCGACCCGGACAACGCCGAGCTCTTCGACGCGAACGCCACCGCATACGCCGAAGAGCTACGCGACGCTCATGACGAACTCGTGGCGGCAGTTGCCGGCCTGCCGGAACACCAACGCGCGTTGGTCACGTGCGAAGGCGCGTTCTCGTATCTCGCGCGTGACGCCGGGCTTGCTGAGGCGTATCTGTGGCCGGTCAACAGCGACGCCGACCCGACACCCCGGCACTTGGCCGACACCATCGATCTCGTGCGGGACAACGAGATCCCCGCCGTGTTCTGCGAGTCGACGATCAGCGATGACCTTGCCGAGCAGGTGGCCCGGCAGTCCGGCGCGCAATACGGCGGCGTCCTGTACGTCGACTCGCTGTCCGAGCCGGACGGCCCGGTCCCCACATATCTGGATCTGATCAGGCACGACATCGATACGATCATCGCCGGGCTGACCGATGAAGCGGGCCAGGGGCGGTAG
- a CDS encoding helix-turn-helix domain-containing protein has product MTEQPQATLDEAPVPTPVGQRIRTRRVELGLSQADIAEGMLSPSYVSLVESGRRQPAAAALAHIAERLRIDVEYLRDGVDASVRTRARLALGRAEKALYDGRADDAYDGFTALIGDPGLNDEQSRQARLGQAQALERKGDIEGAIDLLGGLADEARQAPEVQPWLDVALAMSRCYQSAGDLDMAIQIGEEAMRSASEMGLEHTDEYVRLGCTVLSAYHGRGDIVRSRTLAAELVRAADEMGAPHTRGAAYWNASVIAESRGDLAQALNLVDRALALFGEGDDRRNLARLRMAYAWLLLQGDEPRATEALDLLDSVRREITTQGGVDDIRHLDSTRADALLTLGRLDEAHEAAQSALRDLDDQPRMEAARARLVLARVLRAEGDVDQSAREGALAASMLEAMGASRRAAAAWRELGDLYRDLGRTDEALEAYDRALQSMRIMHSVGAGVVLDAPAQEHELALN; this is encoded by the coding sequence ACAAGCAACACTTGACGAGGCGCCGGTCCCAACGCCCGTCGGTCAGCGTATTCGCACACGGCGGGTGGAACTGGGCCTTTCCCAGGCGGATATCGCCGAGGGAATGTTGTCTCCCAGCTATGTTTCGCTCGTCGAGAGCGGTCGCCGTCAGCCCGCTGCTGCCGCGCTGGCGCATATTGCGGAACGCCTGCGCATTGATGTCGAGTATCTGCGGGACGGTGTCGACGCCTCGGTTCGTACTCGTGCCCGCCTGGCTCTTGGCCGGGCCGAGAAGGCGCTTTACGACGGCCGGGCCGACGACGCATACGACGGCTTCACGGCGTTGATCGGTGACCCCGGCCTCAACGACGAGCAGAGCCGTCAGGCTCGCCTCGGGCAGGCGCAGGCGCTGGAGCGCAAGGGCGACATCGAGGGTGCCATCGACCTCCTGGGTGGGCTGGCCGACGAGGCCCGGCAGGCGCCCGAGGTTCAGCCGTGGCTCGACGTCGCGTTGGCAATGTCTCGCTGCTACCAGAGCGCGGGCGACCTCGACATGGCTATCCAGATCGGCGAGGAAGCAATGCGTTCGGCCAGCGAGATGGGGCTGGAGCACACCGACGAATACGTCCGGCTCGGTTGCACGGTGCTCAGCGCCTATCACGGCCGCGGTGACATCGTCCGTTCGCGGACGCTCGCGGCCGAGCTGGTGCGGGCCGCTGATGAGATGGGCGCGCCTCACACCCGGGGAGCTGCCTACTGGAACGCCTCCGTGATCGCTGAATCCCGTGGTGACCTCGCGCAGGCGCTCAATCTGGTTGATCGCGCACTAGCGTTGTTCGGCGAGGGTGACGACCGCCGCAACCTGGCGCGGCTGCGGATGGCTTACGCCTGGCTACTCCTGCAGGGAGACGAACCCCGGGCCACTGAGGCCCTTGATCTCCTCGACAGCGTTCGCCGCGAGATCACCACGCAGGGTGGCGTGGACGACATCCGGCACCTGGACAGCACTCGCGCGGATGCGCTGCTGACTCTCGGACGGCTGGACGAAGCTCATGAAGCCGCGCAGTCGGCCCTGCGTGATCTGGATGACCAGCCGCGGATGGAGGCGGCTCGGGCACGTTTGGTTCTCGCTCGGGTACTCCGTGCTGAAGGTGACGTCGACCAGAGTGCGCGCGAAGGTGCTCTGGCGGCCTCCATGCTGGAGGCCATGGGTGCGTCCCGGCGGGCCGCCGCGGCCTGGCGCGAGCTCGGTGATCTCTACCGGGATCTCGGCCGGACGGACGAGGCGCTCGAGGCATATGATCGCGCGCTTCAGTCCATGCGGATCATGCACTCGGTCGGTGCCGGCGTGGTGCTCGATGCCCCGGCGCAGGAGCATGAACTCGCGCTGAACTGA